GATAAGACGTGAAACCTGTGCTGTGGTCAGATCCATCTGCTCAGCTGCTGCTGTGAAACTCCCGCTATCAATCACTTTCAGGAATGCATGCATTGCATGCAATAGTCCACCATCGAGATTTTTGCGCATAACGTAAATATGTTTTCCTAAATTACGGATTGTTGCACCAGTTTAGTTCAACCACAATGACTAAATGTACATACATTGGCACTAATTCTTTTTTAAGAAGAGGAACCGATCTTTTTTTATTTCGTATGTCACTTGCTCCAAATATTCAACTGGATGTTGAAAAAAGAAAGTAGTCCGAGCTACTAAAAATTCTAAGGAGATATAAATGAATATAGCTACAAAAGTCACTCCAAATATTATTGCAACAAAGGATGTGTCACTTGAAGATAAATATGTAAGTGATAACGGTACAGCATATATGACTGGCATTCAGGCACTTGTTCGGTTGCCTCTTGCCCAAACTCGCCGTGACGCGATTAATGGTTATCATACTGCTGGTTTTATTTCTGGTTATCGCGGTTCTCCTGTTGGTAACTACGATAGTTTCCTTTGGCAAGTTCAAGGATTGCTTAAATCCCATAATGTTGTATTTCAACCTGGTGTAAACGAAGACTTAGCTGCTACCGCAATTTGGGGTACACAACAAGTTAACCTTTCAGGCCAAGGCAAATATGATGGAGTGTCTTCATGGTGGTATGGTAAAGGCCCAGGTGTTGACCGTTCAGGCGATGTACTCCGCCATGCTAACTTAGCTGGTACCTCTGAACGTGGTGGTGTTGTTGCTTTATTTGGTGATGACCACTCATGTAAATCTTCTACAATCCCGCATCAGTCTGAACATGTCATGATTGGTTGTGGTATTCCAATTTTCTACCCAACATCCGTTCAACAAATTTTAGACTTTGGTGTACACGCTATTGCTGTCTCACGTTTTTCTGGCCTATGGTCTTCAATGAAGCTGGTTAGTGAAATTGTAGAAACTTCTGCTTCAGTTCATGTTGACCTTAACCGAGTTACTCCGGTGATACCAGAAGATGTCGATTTCCCTGCCGACGGCGTCAACATTCGCTGGCCAGATCATGGCATTCAGCAAGAAGAACGTCTTTATAAATATCGCTTACCTGCTGTTTTGGCTTATGCCCGCGCGAATAAAATCAACACCGTAACATGGCCGTGTGAAAATGCCCGTATTGGTATTGCCGCAAGTGGTAAAGGTTATTTAGATACGATTGAAGCCCTACGCATTTTAGGTATTGAAGATGAAACTGCCCAACAGCTTGGGCTACGTGTTTATCAAGTTGGTCTAATTTGGCCTTTAGAACCTCAAGGCGTTCGTGAGTTTGCAGAAGGTTTGCAAGAACTGATCGTTATTGAAGAAAAACGTCCAATTATTGAAGCACAAATTAAAGATGAGCTGTACTCACTTCCTGATGGCAAACGCCCACATGTGATTGGTAAAGCCACCGATGGGAAAGGTGAATGGAGTACCTCTATTGAAGAAGCACCACTCATTGGTCACTATGAGTTTCAGCCTGAACCTATTGCAAAAATGCTGGCTGCTCGCTTCTTAAAACTAGATATTCCAGAAAGCTTAAAAGTACAAATTCAAAGCAGAATCGACTTACTTCTAAAAGCAGAGCAAGAATCAAAACGTGTTATTGATCTTGCTGAACGTAAACCGTATTTCTGTAGTGGTTGTCCTCATAATTCTTCAACAGTCGTCCCTGAAGGTAGCCGTGCCCTAGGTGGTATCGGTTGTCACTATATTGCAGTTTCACTTGACCGTGGTACCGAAACATTCTCTCAAATGGGTGGTGAAGGTGTAAGCTGGGTGGGTGCATCGCACTTTACCAATGAAAAACACATTTTTGCCAACCTTGGTGATGGAACATATTTCCACTCAGGTTACTTAGCAATTCGTCAATCCATCGCTGCAAAAATTAATATTACCTACAAAATCCTCTATAACGATGCGGTCGCTATGACAGGTGGTCAGCATGTAGATGGACATTTGAGCGTTGCACAGTTAACTCGTCAGCTCGCTGCCGAAGGTATTAAAAAACAAGTCATCGTGACTGATGAAGTTAAACTATTAAACGAAGAAGATGGTATTGCACTGGGTGTAGAAATTCGCCACCGTAATGAACTCGATAAAGTTCAACGTGAGTTGCGTGAAGTTTCAGGTGTAACCGCTTTAATTTATGTACAAACCTGTGCGAGTGAAAAACGCCGTCGCCGTAAACGTGATGTCTATCCTGACCCAGCTGAGCGTTTATACATTAGCAGTGATATTTGCGAAGGCTGTGGCGACTGCTCTAAAAAATCAAACTGCTTATCTATTGAGCCAGTAGAGACAGCTTTAGGTACTAAACGTCAAATTAACCAAAGTAGCTGTAATAAAGACTTCACTTGTGCCGAAGGGTTCTGCCCTAGTTTTGTGACTGTTCATACACGTGATATGAAACGTCCAGCTAAATTTGAAGGAATTAGTGCAGGCTGGCCGACATCACCAATCATTCCTCAGTTATATGACATTCCAAGTCGTATTATGGTCGGTGGTATTGGTGGTACAGGTGTGGTGACTATCGGTGCACTGCTTGGTATGGCAGCTCATCTAGAAGGTAAAGCAACCCGTGTTATGGACATGGCTGGACTTGCTCAAAAAGGTGGTACGGTTTATTCATACGTACAACTTGCAGCAAGTGATGAACAAATTTCTTCTACCAAAATTCCGGCAGGACAATGTGAACTACTCATTGGTGCAGATGCCGTAGTCGCTGGTGGTAACGCTGCTCTATCTCGCTTAAAAGATGATGCTTTGGTTATTGTGAATGAAGACAGTACTCCTACTTCTGACTTTATTAAATCTCGTGACTGGTATGCACCGATTAGCGATTTAATTGATCGTCTTCGTGGTCGTGTACGTCAAGGTCAACTGGTTTCTCTGCCGGCAGCTCGCATTGCAACACAACTGTTAGGTGATTCAATCTATACCAACCAGTTATTACTTGGTATGGCTTGGCAATCTGGTCGCATTCCGCTATTACGTGAAAGCATTGAAAAAGCAATTCGCCTAAATGGTACTGCTGTTGAAAAGAACCTTGAAGCTTTCCGTGTGGGTTGTCATCTTGCAAGTGACCCAACTTTAGCGGCACGCTTAGTTGCGGCAATGCCAAAAACTAAAACTCCGCAAACTTTGGCTGAACTTGTTGAAGACCGCTCTACTCGTCTGACAGACTATTGGAATGAAGCTTATGCAGCTAAATATCGTACCCTTGTTGAGCTGGCTGCTAAAAAATTACCAGAAGAGTTAACAGGTACCATTGCAACTCAGCTTTATAGAGTCATGGCGTATAAAGATGAATATGAAGTTGCACGTCTTTTAACAGGTAAAAGCTTCAAAGAGTCAATTGAAACCCAGTTCGGTAAAGGCTTACGTTTAACATATCACCTTGCTCCACCAGCTTTACTGGGTGGCCTGCAAAATATTCGTAAACGTGCGTTTGGTTACTGGATGCGCTTCCCGATGATGATGCTTGCGCGCTTACAATGGCTTCGTGAAACTTTCCTTGACCCATTTGCACGTCAAGAAGAACGTCAACACGAACAAGCATGGCGTGACCGTTATATCGCATTTGTTGAAGCACTTGTTGAAGCGCCAGACAATCATAACTTGGCAGTCGCTGAACAAATTGCAAAATTACCAGCTGAAGTTCGTGGTTATGGCCATATTAAAATGAAAGCAATGGACGCTGCAAAACAGCGTTGGGATGAACTTACCCCAACACTCATTAAAGTGCGTAGCTAAGAAATGCTTGTAATTTAGATCTGAAAATAAAAAAAGTCATCCTTAGCGATGACTTTTTTATTAACTGAAATATTTATTTAGCCATTTTACGTAATGTCAAAATCTGTTCGCTTCGGCCAAATGGGCCATACACATCATGTAAAACTGCACTGGTTAAACCAATACCATCCGAACCATATTGCTGAACGGTTTCCAGCCCCAACCATTTACCTTGCGGATAACGGTGCATGTGAACTTGCAAATCAAGATTTGGGAAGCCCCACGTAAATTCGCCTTCTTGTCTAGGCACAATTCCGTTTGCGGTATCTATCATGCCAATCAAATGGGCAAAATCTGTCGTCGACTGCCCTTCAACCATTTCTTTATCATTATTGAGCCAAACAATACCTTTACCTGCGCGGTGTTGATCATCAGTTTTAGTGACGAGTGTCTGGATAAAACCACCCGGCCATCTTTTCATACCCGTCCATTCGGTAAAGGTATCTGGGTGATGAACTGGCTGATCTTCAAGCCCAGCAATATCGGAACTATCTTGAGTGCACATGCGCCACGCTCTAGCCACAATGCAAGTTTTACCCTGTGCTTGCATTTCGGCTTCAATCAGTTCAATCGTTTTACCCGCACGAATCACATGTGTCTTAATCGTAAATTCACCAAATGCAATTAGTCCAAAAATATCAAAACTAATTCGACCAATGCGCATATCTTGTCGTGGCGAAAATTGCTCTAACTCAGCTGCGATTACGCCACTTGCAGGGGCCATATGCTGTTCATGAGGGTTCCATGCCCCTTGTGCATGAACAGTTGAGCAATAATGAGCAATAACTTCGCCTTGAGGACCAATTGTTCTATTCAGTAACTGATAATAAGCATTCATGATTTCTTTCCTTAGTCCTTATCCAACATTAATATTTGATGAAAATTCATGTTTTAATGCTTATGTTAACCCTCTATTTCTTTGGCTCAACTGGTTTTTCCTACCAAAAACTCATGAGTCTAAAATTACAAATTTAATCACTAGGTAAAATTACGCATGTCAATTTCACCCAGCGATCCTAAAAATTACTAGTCATTAAAATGCAAAAGCATCTTGGTCAAGTTCCATCACAGATTCAGCTCCAGACTCAATAGAAGCGGCATGACTCTGTGTACGATGTAAAAGTTTTTGATAGAAAAACTTAGCTGTCGTTAATTTTGCTTTATAAAAAGCTTCCTCTTTTGTACCCACCTCTAATTTTTCATGGGCAACTTGTGCCATTCGCGCCCACAAATAAGCGAACACGACGTAACTAGAAAAATAAAGATAATCTACTGAAGCTGCCCCTATTTCTTCTGAGTTGTGCTTTGCTTTGTCGGCAATCGTTTTGGTCAGTGACAACCATTGTTGCTTAAGCTCAGCTAATTTTTCTAAATAAGGTTTTAACACTTCATTTGATTGCTGTTGACCAATAAATTGATCAATTAAGTCCGTCATATTTTTTAGAAGTTTGCCTTCCGACTTGAGGACTTTACGTGCAAGCAGATCTAAAGACTGAATCTCGGTGGTTCCCTCATACAATGTTGAGATACGCGCATCACGTACAATCTGCTCCATACCATGCTCAACAATAAAGCCATGCCCACCAAATACTTGAACACCATGCTTAGCGGATTCATTGCCTGATTCTGTTAAAAAAGCTTTAGCAATTGGCGTTAAAAAAGCCAGTAATTCATCGGAGTGCTTTTGCTGTTCCTGATCGTTTGAACTTTCCACAATATCGACATGCTGAGCTAAAAAGTAAGTCAATGCACGGCCACCTTCAGAAAAAGCTTTTTGCGTCATTAACATTGATCGCACAGCGGGATGCACAATAATTGGGTCGGCATTTTTCTCAGGATATTGAGGACCAGATAGCGAACGCATGGCGAGCCGCTCTTTGGCATAACTTAATGCGCCTTGAAATGAAATTTCAGAAGCAGCAAGCCCTTGCACTGCCGTTCCAATACGTGCGGTATTCATGAAGGTAAACATACAATTGAGCCCACGATTTTCAGGGCCAATCAGATAACCTTTCGCACCATCAAAATTCAATACACAGGTGGCATTACCATGGATCCCCATTTTATGTTCAATCGCACTACAAACGACTTTATTACGGTCCAGCACCTGACCGTCGTCACTCACATTAAATTTAGGCACAATAAATAAAGAAATACCTTTAGTCCCTGCGGGTGCTTGAGGCAAACGGGCTAAAACAATATGAATAATATTTTCAGAAAGATCGTGTTCGCCTGCCGAGATAAAAATCTTTTCACCTGTAATGGAATAACTACCGTCAGGATTTGGTTCTGCTTTAGTTCTAATTAACCCAAGGTCCGAACCCGCATGTGATTCGGTTAAACACATCGTTCCGGTCCAGACGCCACTAATCAACTTAGTTAAAAACTTTTGCTTTTGCTGTTCGGTACCATGATGCTCAATCGTTCTCATTGCACCATGAGACAAGCCCGGATACATTGCCCAAGCCCAATTAGAACCACATAACATTTCAGAAATGGCAATTCGCAATAAGGTCGGCAAGCCTTGCCCACCATATTCTGGGTCAGCGGTTAGTGAGGTAAACCCAAGCTCAGCATATTTTTGGTAGGCTTCTTTAAAACCTTTCGGCGTTGTGACTACGCCTTGATTTAAATGGCACCCTTCCTGATCGCCATTTTGGTTAATAGGTGCCAATTCATTTTCACAAAAATCTGCTGCTGCCTCTAAGTATTGATCAATTAATTCTCGATTTACGCTTTCCTGATATTTGCTTAAACCTTGATAGTTCTGTTCTGTTTGAAGCATTTCATGCAGCACAAATTGCATATCGCGTAATGGAGCTTTGTATAAAGGCATAGTTTTTTCCTTTCACGTTACTACCTGTGTAATAGGCAGATATCGTTTTTTCCTTGAATGGACTTTTATTGTTTCAATCTCACCAAAATATCAAAAAATTTCTTATAGCAAAATATATTTTCACTAATTTAATAAAATTATCGTAACTCAGAAATAGATACAAAACATAAATACATGTTTTAAAATACAAATATAGAATAAAAAGTAATTAGTATTAATTAATTAGATTAAATTTAATTTTGTATTGCAAAATTTTATTCCGTAAAAATTCAATTTATAGTATCGTGATTAGATTGCTTAATTATCCAAGGACGATTCATGGAAAGCCAGAAATACACAGGTCTTGAGTTTTTAACCGCTTTAAAAAATGGTGAAATTTCCCCATCACCTATGGCTCATACCATACCGATGAAACTCGTTGAAGTATCCGAAGGTAAAGCAACTTATAAAGTTACTCCTCGCAAAGAACATAGAAATATACAAGGCGGTGTACACGGCGGCTTTTGCGCCACAGCGTTAGATACAGCAACAGGCAGCGCAGCTCATACTCTACTTGAACATGGCGTTGGCTATGGAACCATTGATTTAAATGTAAAAATGATCCGTCCCATGCAGGTTGATACGTCTTACTATGCGATAGCCGAATTGATTAATGCGGGCCGTAATATTATTAGTACCGAAGGAAAAATCGTAGATGAAAGCGGCAAAGTGTATGCCTTTGCTTCGGCAACCTTAATGATTATTCGCAAATAATAAAATATTGAAGCTCCTGTTTATGGAGCTTTTTCATGCTTTGCAATCTTACCCATTTCATAAAAATCTAAGCGATCAATCATAAAACTTAATATTGCCATCGCTAAACCTAAAGCGGCACAAGCTTCCCATCCCCAATGTTTCCATGCATACACCGCAATAAAAGAACCTAAGGCTGCTCCACCAAAATATAAGGTCATATAAATTGAATTAATACGAGAACGTGCCTCGGCCGAAATTCGGTAGACCAGATTTTGATTAAGTACATGAAATGCCGACAAACCAAAGTACGCCATAACAACCCCAACAGCGTAGGCAACCAGAGACTGCTGTGCAAAAAATAGTGGTATCCATGCACTCATTAATAGCCCCATGCAAATCACTGCAATTTTATTCTCAAGCCCTGCTGCAATTTTCTTACCTGCCCAAGGGGTCGCAAATACGCCTGCCAGTCCAACAATCCCAAATAAACCAATCTGGAAATCGTTAAAGTGATATGGTTCATTCGCCAAAATAAAAGTCATGGTAGTAAAAATCAGAGCCAAAATACCAAAGCCAATTCCTCCAGCAAAACCACGGCGCAATAAATGAGGCTGATGAGCTGCTAGTGAAAATAATGAACCATAAATCTGTAGAATATTGAGTTGGTGAGACTTACGTGCAATTGGTAACTTCACCCACATTATCCAAGCAAACACCAAAATGACAATTCCGCTAATTAAATAAACCGTATGCCAAGACCAAACTGTAGAAAGTAAGC
This region of Acinetobacter sp. XS-4 genomic DNA includes:
- a CDS encoding indolepyruvate ferredoxin oxidoreductase family protein, producing the protein MNIATKVTPNIIATKDVSLEDKYVSDNGTAYMTGIQALVRLPLAQTRRDAINGYHTAGFISGYRGSPVGNYDSFLWQVQGLLKSHNVVFQPGVNEDLAATAIWGTQQVNLSGQGKYDGVSSWWYGKGPGVDRSGDVLRHANLAGTSERGGVVALFGDDHSCKSSTIPHQSEHVMIGCGIPIFYPTSVQQILDFGVHAIAVSRFSGLWSSMKLVSEIVETSASVHVDLNRVTPVIPEDVDFPADGVNIRWPDHGIQQEERLYKYRLPAVLAYARANKINTVTWPCENARIGIAASGKGYLDTIEALRILGIEDETAQQLGLRVYQVGLIWPLEPQGVREFAEGLQELIVIEEKRPIIEAQIKDELYSLPDGKRPHVIGKATDGKGEWSTSIEEAPLIGHYEFQPEPIAKMLAARFLKLDIPESLKVQIQSRIDLLLKAEQESKRVIDLAERKPYFCSGCPHNSSTVVPEGSRALGGIGCHYIAVSLDRGTETFSQMGGEGVSWVGASHFTNEKHIFANLGDGTYFHSGYLAIRQSIAAKINITYKILYNDAVAMTGGQHVDGHLSVAQLTRQLAAEGIKKQVIVTDEVKLLNEEDGIALGVEIRHRNELDKVQRELREVSGVTALIYVQTCASEKRRRRKRDVYPDPAERLYISSDICEGCGDCSKKSNCLSIEPVETALGTKRQINQSSCNKDFTCAEGFCPSFVTVHTRDMKRPAKFEGISAGWPTSPIIPQLYDIPSRIMVGGIGGTGVVTIGALLGMAAHLEGKATRVMDMAGLAQKGGTVYSYVQLAASDEQISSTKIPAGQCELLIGADAVVAGGNAALSRLKDDALVIVNEDSTPTSDFIKSRDWYAPISDLIDRLRGRVRQGQLVSLPAARIATQLLGDSIYTNQLLLGMAWQSGRIPLLRESIEKAIRLNGTAVEKNLEAFRVGCHLASDPTLAARLVAAMPKTKTPQTLAELVEDRSTRLTDYWNEAYAAKYRTLVELAAKKLPEELTGTIATQLYRVMAYKDEYEVARLLTGKSFKESIETQFGKGLRLTYHLAPPALLGGLQNIRKRAFGYWMRFPMMMLARLQWLRETFLDPFARQEERQHEQAWRDRYIAFVEALVEAPDNHNLAVAEQIAKLPAEVRGYGHIKMKAMDAAKQRWDELTPTLIKVRS
- a CDS encoding thioesterase family protein; translation: MNAYYQLLNRTIGPQGEVIAHYCSTVHAQGAWNPHEQHMAPASGVIAAELEQFSPRQDMRIGRISFDIFGLIAFGEFTIKTHVIRAGKTIELIEAEMQAQGKTCIVARAWRMCTQDSSDIAGLEDQPVHHPDTFTEWTGMKRWPGGFIQTLVTKTDDQHRAGKGIVWLNNDKEMVEGQSTTDFAHLIGMIDTANGIVPRQEGEFTWGFPNLDLQVHMHRYPQGKWLGLETVQQYGSDGIGLTSAVLHDVYGPFGRSEQILTLRKMAK
- a CDS encoding acyl-CoA dehydrogenase C-terminal domain-containing protein, which codes for MPLYKAPLRDMQFVLHEMLQTEQNYQGLSKYQESVNRELIDQYLEAAADFCENELAPINQNGDQEGCHLNQGVVTTPKGFKEAYQKYAELGFTSLTADPEYGGQGLPTLLRIAISEMLCGSNWAWAMYPGLSHGAMRTIEHHGTEQQKQKFLTKLISGVWTGTMCLTESHAGSDLGLIRTKAEPNPDGSYSITGEKIFISAGEHDLSENIIHIVLARLPQAPAGTKGISLFIVPKFNVSDDGQVLDRNKVVCSAIEHKMGIHGNATCVLNFDGAKGYLIGPENRGLNCMFTFMNTARIGTAVQGLAASEISFQGALSYAKERLAMRSLSGPQYPEKNADPIIVHPAVRSMLMTQKAFSEGGRALTYFLAQHVDIVESSNDQEQQKHSDELLAFLTPIAKAFLTESGNESAKHGVQVFGGHGFIVEHGMEQIVRDARISTLYEGTTEIQSLDLLARKVLKSEGKLLKNMTDLIDQFIGQQQSNEVLKPYLEKLAELKQQWLSLTKTIADKAKHNSEEIGAASVDYLYFSSYVVFAYLWARMAQVAHEKLEVGTKEEAFYKAKLTTAKFFYQKLLHRTQSHAASIESGAESVMELDQDAFAF
- a CDS encoding PaaI family thioesterase; translated protein: MQGRFMESQKYTGLEFLTALKNGEISPSPMAHTIPMKLVEVSEGKATYKVTPRKEHRNIQGGVHGGFCATALDTATGSAAHTLLEHGVGYGTIDLNVKMIRPMQVDTSYYAIAELINAGRNIISTEGKIVDESGKVYAFASATLMIIRK
- a CDS encoding MFS transporter, with translation MEKIVEPNAENILSKSFIFIMAMTCGICAGSNYYNQPLIYSIAEALKVNADQVALTIVISQLSYAVGLFILVPLGDFFEKRSYICLLMCCTGLAQVGLSLSQTLPVLYGFTFLATFFSIATQVLVPFAAGLASPKKSPQVVGTLMSGLFLGILLARSIAGLLSTVWSWHTVYLISGIVILVFAWIMWVKLPIARKSHQLNILQIYGSLFSLAAHQPHLLRRGFAGGIGFGILALIFTTMTFILANEPYHFNDFQIGLFGIVGLAGVFATPWAGKKIAAGLENKIAVICMGLLMSAWIPLFFAQQSLVAYAVGVVMAYFGLSAFHVLNQNLVYRISAEARSRINSIYMTLYFGGAALGSFIAVYAWKHWGWEACAALGLAMAILSFMIDRLDFYEMGKIAKHEKAP